The genomic segment CGACGAGACTGTTGATTTGAGGCGGATGATGATGCTGAGTCGCCTGATCTCTTCCAGTCGACCCCATTTCTCTCCGATTGTCAAGTTCACTCGTGGAATCTCGATGtccatttcacaaaaaaaaaccctagggAGGAGATCCTTAGCTAAGTGCATTCAGTCCAAAGAGGCTGACTCAgagtcagcatctctaacggttgacttaaatccGTTAACTTGGACTGTGAAATTGGCTCAATTTTGTAAGTAtaggtatgaaatttgaaatgtcTTAGGGTACATGTATAAATTGGCACTCCTTATTTGTACAGGTAGCAATTCGCACTTTTGGAGTGTGTACGGATATGAAATGATCCACATTCGAATTTTAGTCctcaaaaacttgaaaaacacacaaaaaaacaggAATAAAACGAAGGAGTTTATCTCAtctaggggtgtcaatcgggctggcccggcccggcTCGGCCCGAAACTCGTAAAGCCCGCATATGTTTAAGCCCGGCCCGGTCCGGCCCGAAATATTTCTGAGCCTATATTTTAAAGCCCGAGTCTGGCCCTAACAAGGCTACAGGGTTTTTTGGGctttttcgggcttatcttaccgatcaaaaattctaacttataagccttaaaaagCAATGTTTGAAGGtgcaatataaaacaaatcaatcaaaatttaataactcatctatattcagtacaaccaatttaatttaatagaaaaggtttaaaactaaataaaattttgattactttaaccaaataaaccaatatataattcatataaaatatcattaataaaaattttaaagtattaagtatggttattaagtaaatatgaaaactaggattagagtttaaaactttatttataataaattgttaatcaaatattacaatcaaacaaaaatgttaacaaaaagatataaatatatttgttaaagggttTTTTGGGCTGCCCCGAGGCTGGTCGGACTAATCCCAAAAAACCCTGTAACCCAAACAAGCTGAATCCGAAAATCTCGATTTtttctaaacatatatattgaagTCCAAGCCTTGTGTTTTTCAGGGCCTGACCGGACTAGCCCGCGGATTTcggccctaattgacatgcctaatcTCATCGGTTAAACCAGTTTCATTTGCAATAAtgtcttaaaaattttaagttaaaaacaaaaacaaaaaaaataataattaaaaaaaaaaaaaaatgtttcctaCAACGTGCGTGCAGACTTGAAAATCTGCCACAAAGCtccaaagtcttcttcttcatctccaatGGCAGTAAAAGTCAGAATCCACCGCTCCATcaattcctcttcttctccaaatgatctctcaatctcattctcatcatcttcttctcactcaATCATCTTCCTTCTCATTCGTCTTCCTCCCAAAGCTCATCACCAAACCTACTCACTCCCTCTCCTTTAACTCTCAGTCCTCAAtgttcccttctctctctctccgtccACCTAaccccaccaccaccgccgtctCCGTCTCCGACAACAACCGTCTTCTCAGTTCCGATCCAGTCCCTCCTCTCCGTATCGCCATTATCGGGTTTGGCAACTACGGCCAATTCCTCgccgaaaccctaatttctcaaGGCCACATTCTCTTCGCTCACTCCCGATCCGATCACTCCTCCGCCGCTCGTCGTCTCGGCGTCTCGTACTTACCCGATCTTCACGATCTTTGCGAACGTCACCCTGACGTTGTCTTACTCTGTACCTCGATCCTCTCCATAGAGAATGTCCTCAAAACGTTGCCGTTTCAGAGACTCCGTCGGAGCACTCTCTTCGTTGATGTTCTCTCTGTGAAAGAGTTTGCTAAGACTCTTCTCCTTCAATACTTACCTGAAGATTTCGATATCCTCTGTACGCATCCAATGTTTGGTCCTCAGAGTGTGAATTCGAATCACGGCTGGGGAGGTTTAAGGTTTGTGTATGATAAAGTCAGGATTGGGGAAGATGAATTGAGAGTCTCAAGGTGTGAGAGTTTTCTTGGgatttttgagagagaaggtTGTAAGATGGTGGAGATGAGTTGCGCTGATCATGATAAGTTTGCTGCTGAGTCGCAGTTTATAACGCATACGCTTGGCAGGGTTTTGGGGATGTTGAGTTTGCAGTCTACGCCCATTAATACTAAAGGGTATGAGGCATTGCTTGATTTGACTGAGAATACTTGTGGGGATAGTTTTGATCTGTACTATGGGTTGTTTGTCTATAATAACAACTCCTTGGAGATGCTTGAGAGGATTGATTTAGCTTTCGAGGCATTGCGTAAGGAGCTTTTTAGTCGACTTCATGGTGTTGTCAGGAAGCAGTCGTTTGAAGGTGAAGGTGAAACAAACAAAGTTCATGTTTTTCCAAATGGTTATGAAACTGATGCTTCTTTGGATTCGATGAGGTACACTGTTTCTAATGCTTATGCCCACTTGGATTTGATTTCTTATTGTAAAGAATCTCTATCAATTTGTGATCCTGCAGGTCAGAAGATGTGTCTCTCAAGTATGAATATAACCCCCAGCTCTCTGGCAGTGTTAATGACGGTTCGAGGCTCAAGATTGGTATTATCGGGTTTGGCAATTTTGGACAGTTTTTAGCAAAAACAATGGTCAAGCAGGGTCACACGGTGTTAGCCTATTCTAGAACTAACTACACTGATGAAGCTGCAAAGCTGGGTGTCTCGTATTTTTCAGACCTTGATGATCTGTTTGAAGAGCATCCGGAAGTTATTCTTCTCTGTACGTCAATCCTTTCCACTGAAAAAGTTCTCAAGTCACTCCCATTTCAGAGACTGAAGAGAAGCACCCTCTTTGTGGATGTGCTTTCCGTTAAAGAGTTCCCGAGGACTTTATTTATTCAAGTTCTCCCacaagattttgatattttgtgcACTCATCCCATGTTTGGACCAGAGAGTGGTAAAAATGGATGGAACCATCTTTCCTTTGTGTTTGATAAGGTTAGGATCGGAACAGATGATAGAAGAAAATCGAGGTGTGACAGTTTTCTTGATACTTTTGCCCGTGAAGGGTGTTCTATGGTGGAGATGTCGTGTGCTGATCATGATTGGCATGCTGCTGGATCACAGTTTATCACACACACAGCGGGAAGGCTTCTGGAGAAGCTGAGCTTGGAATCTACTCCTGTCGATACCAAGGGTTATGAGACATTGCTAAAATTGGTGGAGAATACCGCTGGTGACAGCTTTGATCTTTACTATGGACTATTTTTATACAATCCTAATGCAATGGAACAGCTTGAGAGGTTTCATTTGGCTTTCGAATCATTGAAGAAACAGCTCTTTGGACGACTACATTCTCAACATTCTCATGAGCTAGCTATATCGCCTTCGCTAGAGCTGACTAAGCTATAAAATAGCTTAAGTTAATGTTCTCTCAGTCCTGCTCCTTGACTACTAATTTTGTAATCCCATCTTCACGCATTACTGTTCTACTCAGAAGATGGTGCTTGGGAGAAATTGTTGGTCTTTGAAAGGCTTTGGtgtaagtttctttcttttttgtagcTTTATTTGATCCTTTAGTGTGTCGTTTGTCCCCCATACGGGCTTCACGGTCTCAACCGGTTATCAATGTTAAACAGAAATAAAATGCAAACAAAATTTTGGGTTTCGAAAttgttttacttattttatttggtcCAAATACTTTGAACTTACAGATTTCAATGCCCATAGGTTTCTGAAAGAAAGGTACACTTGTTTCTTTATCTCTAATCAAATAACTGAATGGAGGAACTGTCTTAAGTTCCATATGCAGCTACCTAAGCACATGCAGGTACAACAACAGTCCGCATATGCACAAACACTATGGAATATGGAGCTATTGTTATTGGCTCTGTTGAATTTATATGTATCGGCTCTATAGGAGGTAAGTCACCCATTGAATTAACCTGAAGAGCATTACCGTTGAGTTGCATAGTCTGACTGTGTAAGTTTCCATCTTTTGCTGTCAAGTGATACTCTTCTCTTTGGATTTCCCCATTACTATCCGAAGGAAGTTGGTAAGTTGCTCTTTTATAAGACTTCATGTGCTTTGTATGTCTCAGACTGAAAGTGTTATTTAACTCTACTTTTGTTACAATTGTCGTAGTGTTGTCAAGGTTTATCAGTAAAACTGTGATTCCTTTCTGCATGATGAAACTTTAGAAGTTAGATCAGAACTCATCGAGAATAATGCCATTTTTATTACTTGTATGGAAACTGGACTTACAGATTGTCTTGCACAGTGGGTGTATGAACGTATCTTTTTGGTTCCGGAAAAGCTTGTGAACAATGCCTTTCTTCCCATAAGTTGTCGCCAGATCAGGGCACTGCATGTTAACAAGTAGCATGATTTTGTAGTTAGTTTTACAAACCAATTTTATTGCGTCTTCTTCCCATTTTTTCTGGTGACATACCAAATTCatcttttggttatttgtttACCTGTAATAGTCTGGATTGGGTGTGAAATTAGTAGTATTTAGCAACCCATAGTTTCCTCCGATCAGAGACTGTCTACAATATGTTTTGGTATCATACACTGATGACATACCAAGCTGGTCCAAGTACCTACCATCACACAACATTATCATTAGAAATGTTTGAGTATATTGCTTATGATAAGCTTGTTATTTTGCTGATTTTATCTATTTCTTACCAGAAACTATACACGAAAGCATTAGAGACAAGATTCCTCCCGCTGTTGTAGGCACCACCAGACTCACCAACCCATGACACGGCCTTGGTTGAGGATTTTTTTATTACGTTCTTGAGGCTGCGGAACGTTATTGCCTCTTGGTCCAGATACGAAGGGTTTAATATCTTTTCTATCAGATGTTCATCGACCCCTGTAATCAATCAAAATGTAGTTTTCTTTCCATCAAAAGTTAAATAATGAACCTGCAGGATATGAAACGAAAATTGTTGAGTATGCAGGTTACCTGGACCGAGATCGTAGATGTGGTGTGTGGTAGCGTTGAGAGAGTTTTCTGTTTTGCTCAGGTATTCTGTGAACCAAGCAGCTTCAAAGAAGCCACCCGGGCCTATCACTAATGGCATGGGACTCATGTTCTTGTAAACCCGGTTCACAATGTTTCTTAGATTTATGGTGTCTATAGCATACTGATTGGCTGCAACTCGTGCACCAATACCACTTCCACACAACTCATTGcctattaagaaaagaaaaaaaaaaaagcaaaaccagCGTGGTGATGTGGTGAGAATTCGATCAGGCTTATGAATTCTCTGTAGTGTTGTCAGATGACTTACCGAGCTCCCAACCATCTACGGTATGGTTATTCTGTGCTGTAAACCGGATAAATGATTCAGCATTGGTGGAATCCCAGGCTCCTATGGCTTCACCGTTAGGTTTTATGGAACGACCCGAGAGTGCATTCAGTCCAAAGATGACTTTAGCTCTGATTCAAACCACAAGTAGGTGagggaagaaagagagaggggaaAACAAAGTGGAAAGAAGAGAATGTGAATGTACCCAGTTTTACGGAAGAAGGCATTGAGCTCGTCCCATCGACGCATAGGCAGACATCCTTGTGTGTAACCAAAGATAATTGAAGAGTTTTTGGTAAAAGGAAGACAAGGTTGCTGTTGATCTAGCGTCTCATATATCACCAAGTCTTGTAATGTTCCACCTATTCTTATTTTCAATGGAGCAAATGCTGTGGAAATTGAGAACAAAGGTCAAATCCTGACATAACAAATACTATAATCTATCAGGAATCTGATTTGATCTACCTTTGATTGC from the Camelina sativa cultivar DH55 chromosome 12, Cs, whole genome shotgun sequence genome contains:
- the LOC104732493 gene encoding arogenate dehydrogenase 1, chloroplastic-like; the protein is MISQSHSHHLLLTQSSSFSFVFLPKLITKPTHSLSFNSQSSMFPSLSLRPPNPTTTAVSVSDNNRLLSSDPVPPLRIAIIGFGNYGQFLAETLISQGHILFAHSRSDHSSAARRLGVSYLPDLHDLCERHPDVVLLCTSILSIENVLKTLPFQRLRRSTLFVDVLSVKEFAKTLLLQYLPEDFDILCTHPMFGPQSVNSNHGWGGLRFVYDKVRIGEDELRVSRCESFLGIFEREGCKMVEMSCADHDKFAAESQFITHTLGRVLGMLSLQSTPINTKGYEALLDLTENTCGDSFDLYYGLFVYNNNSLEMLERIDLAFEALRKELFSRLHGVVRKQSFEGEGETNKVHVFPNGYETDASLDSMRSEDVSLKYEYNPQLSGSVNDGSRLKIGIIGFGNFGQFLAKTMVKQGHTVLAYSRTNYTDEAAKLGVSYFSDLDDLFEEHPEVILLCTSILSTEKVLKSLPFQRLKRSTLFVDVLSVKEFPRTLFIQVLPQDFDILCTHPMFGPESGKNGWNHLSFVFDKVRIGTDDRRKSRCDSFLDTFAREGCSMVEMSCADHDWHAAGSQFITHTAGRLLEKLSLESTPVDTKGYETLLKLVENTAGDSFDLYYGLFLYNPNAMEQLERFHLAFESLKKQLFGRLHSQHSHELAISPSLELTKL
- the LOC104732492 gene encoding heparanase-like protein 3, translating into MGCRQIWFIVLFLCVFQFLDYTVSSTVEENGKVFVYGRAAVGTIDEDFICATLDWWPPEKCDYGTCSWDHASILNLDLNNIILQNAIKAFAPLKIRIGGTLQDLVIYETLDQQQPCLPFTKNSSIIFGYTQGCLPMRRWDELNAFFRKTGAKVIFGLNALSGRSIKPNGEAIGAWDSTNAESFIRFTAQNNHTVDGWELGNELCGSGIGARVAANQYAIDTINLRNIVNRVYKNMSPMPLVIGPGGFFEAAWFTEYLSKTENSLNATTHHIYDLGPGVDEHLIEKILNPSYLDQEAITFRSLKNVIKKSSTKAVSWVGESGGAYNSGRNLVSNAFVYSFWYLDQLGMSSVYDTKTYCRQSLIGGNYGLLNTTNFTPNPDYYSALIWRQLMGRKALFTSFSGTKKIRSYTHCARQSKGITVLLINLDNTTTIVTKVELNNTFSLRHTKHMKSYKRATYQLPSDSNGEIQREEYHLTAKDGNLHSQTMQLNGNALQVNSMGDLPPIEPIHINSTEPITIAPYSIVFVHMRTVVVPACA